One genomic segment of Sebastes fasciatus isolate fSebFas1 chromosome 17, fSebFas1.pri, whole genome shotgun sequence includes these proteins:
- the LOC141753792 gene encoding uncharacterized protein LOC141753792: MKVLVVLALVSVCNANILWQDPPRNNLDLVRDAFWDYVSQVTLTAEDSLNQIRQSEMGQEVNTMISQSSDTVNLYATALQAQMAPLTQDFTTQFSEQAEQLKARLEKDLTAMSTSMQPFAAEMVAQLQRQVEELKKETTPYAEAMDPEALKAVMLQKSQEMKAQLEKSVAEMQAQMIPFTEEMKKKMEQSLEEFQKTVVPLTQSFETQMTEKTREIQQNLAQRGEELKAKLDATTQDLQARLTVLWESFTQKNQ; the protein is encoded by the exons ATGAAGGTACTTGTGGTTCTCGCGCTTGTCTCTG TTTGCAATGCCAACATCCTGTGGCAGGATCCGCCCAGGAACAATCTGGATTTGGTGAGAGATGCTTTCTGGGACTACGTTTCTCAAGTAACACTCACCGCCGAGGACTCCCTGAATCAGATCAGACAGTCTGAGAtgggacaggaagtgaa CACCATGATCTCTCAGAGCTCTGACACAGTGAACCTGTACGCCACTGCTCTGCAGGCTCAGATGGCTCCTCTGACCCAGGACTTCACAACTCAGTTTTCCGAGCAGGCCGAGCAGCTGAAGGCCCGTTTGGAGAAGGATCTGACCGCCATGAGCACTAGCATGCAGCCCTTCGCCGCGGAGATGGTGGCGCAGCTCCAGAGGcaggtggaggagctgaagaaggaaACGACCCCCTACGCCGAGGCCATGGATCCCGAGGCCCTGAAGGCCGTCATGCTGCAGAAGAGCCAGGAGATGAAGGCGCAGCTGGAGAAGAGCGTGGCCGAGATGCAGGCCCAGATGATCCCCTTCAccgaggagatgaagaagaagatggagcagAGCCTGGAGGAGTTTCAGAAGACCGTGGTCCCCCTGACCCAGAGCTTTGAGACCCAGATGACCGAGAAAACCCGGGAGATCCAGCAGAACCTGGCtcaaagaggagaggagctgaaggccAAGCTGGACGCCACCACTCAGGATCTGCAGGCTCGGCTGACCGTTCTGTGGGAGTCCTTCACTCAGAAGAACCAGTAA
- the LOC141754273 gene encoding uncharacterized protein LOC141754273 isoform X1 codes for MSCAEPTHCVQQLPDRNSKLIHTAAASVMKVLAVLVLAVFTAGCNANIVWQNQPKPEVEMVKDAFWDYVARATTNAEESLKQIRQSKLGKEVNTLISESTDAVNKLTDTFRTQVAPLTEDLMTKFSQEAEQLKTRLEKDLTSVGTSLKPYADELIADLQRQVEEMKTDAAPYAETMDPEALKTVLLQKSQEMKAQLEQNMNQLQAQMVPYTEEIKEKMEQSLEEFQRSMIPLTQSFETQLTQRTQEIQQNLAQRGEELRTKLDADAQNLKRQLTALWESFTKMTQ; via the exons ATGAGCTGTGCAGAACCCACCCACTGTGTTCAACAGCTCCCTGACCGCAACAGCAAGCTcatccacacag CTGCAGCATCAGTCATGAAGGTCCTCGCGGTGCTCGTCCTCGCTGTTTTCACAG CAGGTTGCAATGCCAACATCGTGTGGCAAAACCAGCCCAAGCCCGAGGTTGAGATGGTGAAAGATGCTTTCTGGGACTATGTCGCCAGGGCAACCACGAACGCCGAGGAGTCCCTGAAGCAGATCAGACAGTCCAAGCTGGGAAAGGAAGTGAA CACCCTCATCTCTGAGAGCACTGACGCCGTCAACAAGCTCACCGACACTTTCCGGACACAGGTTGCTCCTCTGACCGAGGACCTCATGACAAAGTTTTCCCAGGAGGCCGAGCAGCTGAAGACCCGTCTGGAGAAGGATCTGACCTCCGTGGGAACCAGCCTGAAGCCCTACGCCGACGAGCTGATAGCTGACCTCCAGAGGCAGGTGGAGGAGATGAAGACAGACGCGGCACCCTACGCCGAGACCATGGACCCCGAGGCCCTGAAGACCGTCCTGCTGCAGAAGAGCCAGGAGATGAAGGCTCAGCTGGAACAGAACATGAACCAGCTGCAGGCTCAGATGGTCCCCTACACCGAGGAGATCAAGGAGAAGATGGAGCAGAGCCTGGAGGAGTTCCAGAGGAGCATGATCCCCCTGACCCAGAGCTTTGAGACCCAGCTGACCCAGAGAACCCAGGAGATCCAGCAGAACCTGGCtcaaagaggagaggagctgagGACCAAGCTGGACGCCGACGCCCAGAACCTGAAGAGGCAGCTGACTGCTCTGTGGGAGTCCTTCACTAAGATGACCCAGTAA
- the LOC141754273 gene encoding uncharacterized protein LOC141754273 isoform X2, which produces MKVLAVLVLAVFTGCNANIVWQNQPKPEVEMVKDAFWDYVARATTNAEESLKQIRQSKLGKEVNTLISESTDAVNKLTDTFRTQVAPLTEDLMTKFSQEAEQLKTRLEKDLTSVGTSLKPYADELIADLQRQVEEMKTDAAPYAETMDPEALKTVLLQKSQEMKAQLEQNMNQLQAQMVPYTEEIKEKMEQSLEEFQRSMIPLTQSFETQLTQRTQEIQQNLAQRGEELRTKLDADAQNLKRQLTALWESFTKMTQ; this is translated from the exons ATGAAGGTCCTCGCGGTGCTCGTCCTCGCTGTTTTCACAG GTTGCAATGCCAACATCGTGTGGCAAAACCAGCCCAAGCCCGAGGTTGAGATGGTGAAAGATGCTTTCTGGGACTATGTCGCCAGGGCAACCACGAACGCCGAGGAGTCCCTGAAGCAGATCAGACAGTCCAAGCTGGGAAAGGAAGTGAA CACCCTCATCTCTGAGAGCACTGACGCCGTCAACAAGCTCACCGACACTTTCCGGACACAGGTTGCTCCTCTGACCGAGGACCTCATGACAAAGTTTTCCCAGGAGGCCGAGCAGCTGAAGACCCGTCTGGAGAAGGATCTGACCTCCGTGGGAACCAGCCTGAAGCCCTACGCCGACGAGCTGATAGCTGACCTCCAGAGGCAGGTGGAGGAGATGAAGACAGACGCGGCACCCTACGCCGAGACCATGGACCCCGAGGCCCTGAAGACCGTCCTGCTGCAGAAGAGCCAGGAGATGAAGGCTCAGCTGGAACAGAACATGAACCAGCTGCAGGCTCAGATGGTCCCCTACACCGAGGAGATCAAGGAGAAGATGGAGCAGAGCCTGGAGGAGTTCCAGAGGAGCATGATCCCCCTGACCCAGAGCTTTGAGACCCAGCTGACCCAGAGAACCCAGGAGATCCAGCAGAACCTGGCtcaaagaggagaggagctgagGACCAAGCTGGACGCCGACGCCCAGAACCTGAAGAGGCAGCTGACTGCTCTGTGGGAGTCCTTCACTAAGATGACCCAGTAA